One window from the genome of Cricetulus griseus strain 17A/GY chromosome 2, alternate assembly CriGri-PICRH-1.0, whole genome shotgun sequence encodes:
- the LOC100772471 gene encoding cytochrome c oxidase assembly protein COX14: MPTAKQLADIGYKTFSASMMLLTVYGGYLCSVRAYRYFQLRSARRQAAEEQKTSGVL; encoded by the coding sequence ATGCCAACTGCCAAGCAGCTAGCTGACATTGGCTACAAGACCTTCTCTGCCTCCATGATGCTCCTCACTGTGTACGGGGGTTACCTCTGTAGCGTCCGAGCTTACCGTTATTTCCAGCTGCGCAGTGCCAGGCGCCAGGCTGCAGAAGAACAGAAGACATCAGGAGTCCTGTAG